Part of the Acropora palmata chromosome 10, jaAcrPala1.3, whole genome shotgun sequence genome, cctcTGATTTGAGAGATTTACATACTGCCATTTCATTGCTTTGGTACACAATGTCATTGAATGATCCCTAATGCTATAAAAAAACCATGAAGATTTCCTCAGCTGTTGATTTAGTCAATGGTTTATGCTATCTTCCTCTTAAACAAATGGGGCCAAGTTACTTTGTCTCAAGATACAAGATGAGcagcttttcattttctgttgttaAACAGATTtgattatatattttttttgtttgtttcaaattaaaattcaatatCAGACAaaacttttactttttctcaCCGAAAAATCACAGAAATTATTGCGTTAAACATGGCATCTAAGAGACACTAAATAGCTGTCCAATTACAACTGAGCACGTTGATTGGAAAACAATGGTTACACGtgtttattgtttcttttgaaatgctgtgaaagaaattattgtgacgggaaaaaccaaaacatttcCAATTATTATGTTTGGTATTGTTTCAATTAAACTCTTCTTCTCTTCGTAAAAATAGTTGTCAtatattttttctctgttaAATATACTGTACTTCGATTTGGTACAACTAGTACTTCCGTTTCCTGGATATGGAGTACAAGCGAAGCAAAACAATTCCAAAAATACCTTATCGAAAGTTAAGGTATCCAGGGGTACAGCTCCTTTAGCTGTTCCTTCCACTCTCACGACAGCAAATGTTGCCATTACAACCAAGAAAATCAGAAGAAATGAGGCCATTTTGCCTTCTCAGAAGAAGAGTGGGTAACCCTTTTCCGAACCGAACCAAGCAATAATTGCTTATTAGAGCTACTTCCTCAGTGGCTGAATTTTACAGGGTCCTTGCAGGGCATTATGGGTTAAACCCTCCCATGAGTCATTGCGTACGTCTTAAAATTTGAGTTCCAGCTGTCAGCACGTTTTCTTCGAGTGCGATAGCGATTTCATCTGCTGTTTGACAGATTTTCCCGTCTGGAAAATTCATTCGAAAATCGTGATCTGGGAAAAGTGCAATCTTCAGGAGGAGGTGAGCCAATTAAAAAAGAATAGCTTGATGAAAAACCGTGTTCGTGGTGTCGATGTAAATTAAAAAGTCATTTCACGTATTCTTATTTGCTGCAAATCATTCTCATTCGTTACCTTAAAACTACCTCAATGATCCAGCTGCCGTGAGTGAAAtgaaagtctttttttttagcattgaAATAGAAATTAGATTGTAAGTAAGCCGCCTTCGTTATTCGCTTATCACTGGAGCATTTACTGGGGCGCGTAAATGTTAGTTACAAATAAATTACTCTAATACGCAGGTCATTAGCATTTGACCAAAGTGGACTTTGAGTAAATTCCGGATTTTTAACTCAAAAGTTTCTTACTTTGATTGTGTTAACTCAGTGCTCTCAGAGTTACATAACTGTTGTTTTCTCTACCCAATCACCACAGCCAGTGTGTGTATTGCATCGAGCTATGGACACTGAAGTACCTAAGTTCATTTAATAATGTATTGATTCTGTATTGTTTTTCCGCCTTTATCAGATGTCTGTCAGGACTTACAAAGTGTACGTTGGAAACCTTGGTAGCAATGGTTCAAAACGTGAACTTGAGAGAGAGTTTGAGAGATTTGGTAGACTGCATGATGTATGGGTAGCTCGTAACCCCCCTGGTTTTGcatttgttgaatttgaagATCTCCATGATGCAGAAGATGCCATCAAGTCACTAGATGGGGCTAGAATATGTGGAGAAAGAGTACGTGTTGAAATGGCACGAAATCGCAGCAGTCGAGGTGGTGGTAGTgggggaggaggaggaggaggtcGTTCTAGGAGCTCAATGAATCATGATGGCTTTGGAGGCGGGGGAAGACGTTTTGAAGAAAGAGGTTCTGATCGCTTCGATGACAGATCAAGGTCCCCTTAtaggtttgttttgttattttggtcACAGATTGCTGTAAATTATAGTTATTGGTCTTACAAATATTGTAGTTTCATTCATATTGCGTGTTTGTTGGGTGAGAAAATGGTAACCTTTGAATGGTCCAGACAAACATAAACCTAAAGGAAGACATTTGGGAATGGATTTAAGATCAAGTcaagtttttctctttttttttttttcatcacaaGAAATAGTATAGTTCTGTAGTTATTGGGGTTTTTATTGTACATAAGTATGGCGCAAGCCCAAGCAATACACACAAATCCAGTAAGCTTGAAAAAAGCAACTAAGCTGAAATAAGCAACACTCACAAATGCAATGAGCTAAAACAAGTTATCTTTTTGGATGCAAGACACAATGAAAGCATTTAAGCTGAGATGTTAGCACATGTtttgtggctttttttttttacttataaTGTTTTCTGTGGACTAAGAATTAAGagcttttattttcattattttattacaatttCTGACATTACTGTCATATTTGGGTTATTCTCTAGGTTCACCTAACCATCGATCCCATTAAAGAGCCTCGTCTGCCCAACTTGTCTACTTCAAATTGCACTGAGCCGTTTGATAACCCAAAGGTCAACCCCTCGTCTTCAATTCAATGGGCATCTCTCGCGCAGAACCCTGCTCCCATCGGCTCACCTCTAAATCAACCTTCGTCTTCCCATCAACATCCTTTTACTTCAACTTCCCTTCATTGCCCTCAAAGTTAAATGGTCAATGTCTTCCCTTCATGCATTCTTCCAAATAACATCTGTGGCTTAACCCTCCATTATGTTTTGCGTGAAGTTTATTTAAATCATATGTCATCAACAAGTCAGTTTGTGCCTCTTAAAATGTGAAGCAGACAACGAATGTTCAAGTCAAAGTTCTGCAAGTATCCTCTCAACAGCACATGGACATTTTCTCGTCAGTATTGAAATTGCAAGAAGTTACACTTGTGTTGAAAGAAATGGAGCCTCGAGTTTCTACAAGTTAATACTGTCATGTCAGTTTATTTCCAGACAAAGGGTCCTGTCTTGAGATCATTGATTGAACAATAGATCAGACCTCTGCTCTGCATACTGTATgtttaatgataatttttctcttacGTAACAAGCAAGAGCTGGAAAATTTTAGTACAACATAAGGAGCAATGCATAAGATGGGTTACTTCTGGCATCACCACAAATATCGACTCACTGCAGCAATGTCAGCAACTTTAACGGGAAGTCTCAGTTGGCTTCGTCCAATTTTTGGTGTATATACTTGGAACGTGGATTGTCCTTCGACTTTTACGTAGAGGTCAGAATACATTGACGTTCTTCCAGAGGAGAGTCATTGAAGAACTGTTgagcagaattttttttccactgaaGATAGAAGAAACCTAGTCTGGCTATTCATTTCAGCTATACCAGAACAGCTCATTGGTACAATGTTTCCATCCTCTCTGCTTACTTTCATATGAAGGAAAATGACTTTGCAGAAGAATCTC contains:
- the LOC141893811 gene encoding RNA-binding protein 1-like isoform X2: MSVRTYKVYVGNLGSNGSKRELEREFERFGRLHDVWVARNPPGFAFVEFEDLHDAEDAIKSLDGARICGERVRVEMARNRSSRGGGSGGGGGGGRSRSSMNHDGFGGGGRRFEERGSDRFDDRSRSPYRFT
- the LOC141893811 gene encoding uncharacterized protein LOC141893811 isoform X1, whose amino-acid sequence is MSVRTYKVYVGNLGSNGSKRELEREFERFGRLHDVWVARNPPGFAFVEFEDLHDAEDAIKSLDGARICGERVRVEMARNRSSRGGGSGGGGGGGRSRSSMNHDGFGGGGRRFEERGSDRFDDRSRSPYRSPPRRRGRSAEGERWGGRGRSRSRSPRRF